A single window of Zootoca vivipara chromosome 17, rZooViv1.1, whole genome shotgun sequence DNA harbors:
- the MN1 gene encoding transcriptional activator MN1, with translation MFGLEQFEPQGSGRSGERGGGGGGGFGPSMGSHFKPSPFHGGTPGGESGTLGALSEPSSAMLAMNLNLPGEAYGFHASRGGHAELQQAQPVHGFFGSQQPSHGAHQPPPPHFGSGGFGSEPSASCLHGGRLLSYPGGQQTFAADGYEQHLAEGQAGGDGFGQQRAGPLQDFQPQQQHHNPGVPAPCLPLDQSPNRAASFHGLPGAATSEPHGLDSQRRLPSQGAAAVESLEYSYPSSESHFDLPVFSPSEADGQLPHYGASRQQVPPGGGNFPGPSSALPRGPGGLGKVHPQQQQQQHGGGGGVFFERFGSARKMSVGLEPSLGAGRHPLMQQHQPPPPPPGVLLARQNSCPPALPRQQPCPEGNAANPGLQDGGPLLQGQHAQFEYPIHRLENRSLQHPYGPGEPVFSVHHHPPAQQPPNQRLQHFDAPAYMNVAKRPRFDSWSGGSGGAGMHSASLDSHLSPSAAYPGLPGDFTPPGPESFPPPGADHQAALQQQQQQQRQNAALMIKQMAASRSQQQQQQQQQRLRQPSLQQLSHHHPGHHHHHPGHHHGEPAFEAQEGAWFPAPHPPSAAPGAGELLFRPGVGGMPGLQEPPAPLRIPPGGERHVPSPGSLHGQFGLSPPLERSRPGPPDFAAQQGFPFGASSRQATPHSASPASYGPPTDFQPSGPPPQPPRPPQSSNKLGALSLGSFSKGSVVGGVAGPPGSGASSSGAPGPKESSGLFGQSCLAALSTACQNMIASLGAPNLNVTFGKKGAPAAVSGGVGAGSEGPKRSKLGPAEPPEPGSGGPQPPAAAPPAPGESGLSPNYSPGPGPDAKAGGVRGRGRRKRDSGHVSPAAGAGGGGGFFDKYGPPAGVEGGSPGQGTERGGGTPQLHEPHKALSSPPSAWAKGGGGDLLLPLPPPPPPLSEQPELLPSLEKADSCSPRGAGDFPDEAGNEDEVSSSSDNQLAKGCPAGRSPVQPRPGDHALLNGQKASLAQLSLHAGGGSNSTSSPDSYGGGPPTSAGGPVQDEIHPLEILQAQIQLQRQQFSISEDQPLGLKSAKKPPDGPAGAGGGSTQNGDSAELSSCCAAAAESGKGAMSTIDLDSLMAEHSAAWYLPSDKALLEGQDDDDKALAPWEKAKSLNPSKEAHDLPSSKTSAAAQSGSHLQCLSVHCTDDMGEAKGRTAVPTWRSLHSDISNRFGTFVAALT, from the coding sequence atgtTCGGGCTGGAGCAGTTCGAGCCGCAGGGTAGCGGCAGGAGCGGcgagcgcggcggcggcggcggcggcggcttcggcCCGAGCATGGGCTCGCACTTCAAGCCGTCCCCTTTCCACGGCGGGACCCCCGGAGGCGAGTCGGGGACCCTGGGCGCCCTGAGCGAGCCCTCCTCGGCCATGCTGGCCATGAACTTGAACTTGCCCGGGGAGGCGTACGGCTTCCACGCCTCACGCGGGGGCCACGCGGAACTGCAGCAGGCCCAGCCTGTCCACGGGttcttcggcagccagcagcctTCGCACGGCGCccaccagccgccgccgccgcacttCGGAAGCGGGGGCTTCGGGTCCGAGCCGAGCGCCTCCTGCCTTCACGGCGGCCGGCTCCTCAGCTACCCAGGCGGCCAGCAAACCTTCGCTGCTGACGGTTACGAACAGCATCTGGCTGAGGGCCAGGCAGGCGGGGACGGCTTCGGGCAGCAGAGGGCAGGTCCCCTCCAGGACTTCCAGCCGCAACAGCAGCACCATAATCCAGGCGTGCCGGCCCCCTGCCTCCCGCTGGATCAGTCGCCCAACCGCGCGGCCTCCTTCCACGGCCTGCCAGGGGCCGCCACCTCGGAGCCGCACGGCCTCGACTCGCAAAGGCGCCTCCCCAGCCAAGGAGCGGCCGCGGTGGAGTCCCTGGAGTACAGTTACCCGAGCAGCGAGAGTCATTTCGACCTGCCCGTCTTCTCGCCGTCGGAGGCCGACGGGCAACTGCCCCACTACGGGGCCAGTAGGCAGCAAGTGCCACCAGGCGGGGGGAACTTTCCCGGGCCCTCCTCTGCCTTGCCCCGAGGGCCCGGCGGCCTAGGCAAGGTGcatccccagcagcagcagcagcagcacggcgGCGGGGGCGGCGTGTTTTTCGAGAGATTTGGGAGCGCTCGCAAGATGTCGGTGGGCCTGGAGCCGAGCCTGGGCGCCGGCAGGCACCCTTTAATGCAGCAGcaccagccgccgccgccgccgccgggggtCCTGCTGGCCAGACAGAACTCGTGCCCGCCGGCTCTGCCCCGGCAGCAGCCCTGCCCCGAGGGCAACGCGGCCAACCCGGGCCTTCAGGACGGCGGCCCGCTCCTACAAGGCCAGCACGCGCAGTTCGAGTACCCCATCCACCGGCTGGAGAACAGGAGCCTGCAGCATCCTTACGGGCCGGGCGAGCCGGTCTTTAGCGTTCACCACCACCCGCCGGCTCAGCAGCCTCCCAACCAGCGGCTGCAACACTTCGACGCCCCTGCATACATGAACGTGGCCAAACGGCCCCGCTTCGACTCCtggagcggcggcagcggcggcgcggGCATGCACAGCGCCAGCCTGGACAGTCACCTCTCGCCCTCGGCTGCCTACCCGGGTCTGCCGGGAGACTTCACGCCGCCGGGGCCCGAGAGCTTCCCGCCGCCGGGCGCTGACCACCAGGcggctctgcagcagcagcagcagcagcagcgccagaaCGCCGCCCTGATGATCAAGCAGATGGCGGCCTCtcgcagccagcagcagcagcagcagcagcagcagcgcctccgCCAGCCCAGCCTGCAGCAGCTGAGCCATCACCACCCGggtcaccatcaccaccacccggGCCACCACCACGGCGAGCCCGCCTTCGAGGCGCAGGAGGGGGCCTGGTTCCCGGCGCCGCATCCTCCCTCGGCTGCGCCGGGCGCTGGGGAGTTGCTCTTCCGGCCAGGCGTGGGCGGCATGCCGGGCTTGCAGGAGCCGCCGGCGCCGCTGCGGATTCCGCCGGGGGGCGAAAGACACGTGCCCTCGCCGGGCAGCCTGCACGGCCAATTCGGCCTGAGTCCGCCCTTGGAGCGCAGCAGGCCGGGCCCGCCGGACTTCGCGGCCCAGCAGGGCTTCCCCTTCGGCGCCTCCAGCCGCCAGGCCACTCCGCACAGCGCCTCGCCCGCCTCCTACGGGCCCCCGACGGACTTCCAGCCCTCTGGGCCGCCGCCTCAGCCGCCCCGGCCGCCGCAGTCCAGCAACAAGCTGGGCGCGTTGTCTCTCGGCTCCTTCTCGAAAGGGAGCGTGGTGGGCGGGGTGGCGGGGCCTCCCGGTAGCGGCGCCAGCAGCAGCGGGGCCCCGGGCCCCAAGGAGAGCAGCGGTCTCTTCGGGCAGAGCTGCCTGGCGGCCCTCTCGACGGCGTGCCAGAACATGATCGCCAGCCTGGGCGCGCCCAACCTCAACGTCACCTTCGGCAAGAAGGGCGCTCCGGCTGCAGTGAGCGGAGGCGTCGGGGCCGGGAGCGAAGGCCCCAAGCGTAGCAAGCTCGGCCCGGCCGAGCCTCCCGAGCCAGGCAGCGGCGGACCTCAGCCGCCCGCTGCGGCCCCGCCGGCCCCGGGCGAGAGCGGCCTGTCCCCCAATTACTCGCCCGGCCCGGGCCCCGACGCCAAGGCAGGAGGCGTGCGGGGTCGGGGGCGCAGGAAACGGGACAGCGGGCATGTCAGCCCAGCCGCcggagcgggcggcggcggcggcttttTTGACAAGTACGGCCCCCCGGCCGGGGTGGAAGGCGGTAGTCCCGGGCAGGGGACAGAAAGGGGAGGCGGCACTCCGCAACTCCACGAGCCCCACAAGGCACTGAGCTCGCCCCCTTCGGCTTGGGCcaagggaggcggcggcgacctcctcctcccgctgccgccgcccccgCCGCCTCTTTCCGAGCAGCCCGAGCTGCTGCCCTCCCTGGAGAAGGCGGATTCCTGCTCGCCCCGCGGCGCAGGTGACTTCCCCGACGAGGCCGGCAACGAGGACGAGGTGTCGTCGAGTTCCGACAACCAGCTGGCCAAGGGCTGCCCGGCGGGGCGCAGTCCGGTGCAGCCCCGTCCGGGGGACCACGCACTACTGAACGGACAGAAGGCCTCCCTGGCCCAGCTCAGCCTCCACGCCGGCGGAGGCAGCAACTCTACCTCCAGCCCCGACAGCTACGGCGGCGGCCCCCCCACCAGCGCCGGCGGCCCGGTCCAGGACGAGATCCACCCGCTGGAGATCCTGCAGGCGCAGATCCAGCTGCAGCGGCAGCAGTTCAGCATCTCCGAGGACCAGCCTCTGGGCCTCAAGAGCGCCAAGAAGCCCCCCGACGGCCCCGCCGGAGCTGGAGGCGGCAGCACCCAGAACGGCGACAGCGCCGAGCTGAGCAgctgctgcgccgccgccgccgagagCGGCAAGGGAGCCATGAGCACCATCGACCTGGACTCGCTGATGGCCGAGCACTCGGCCGCCTGGTACCTGCCCAGCGACAAGGCCCTCCTGGAGGGGCAGGACGACGACGACAAGGCCCTGGCGCCCTGGGAGAAAGCCAAGTCGCTCAACCCCAGCAAAGAAG